Genomic window (Shewanella psychropiezotolerans):
AGACATGACCTTATTGAGGCACAAGGTGACCGATGTTGAGATTGCAGAGGTGCTATCGAGGGCAACGGGGATCCCAGTTGCTAAGATGTTGGAAGGGGAGAAAGAAAAACTGCTGCAAATGGAAAAGGCGTTACACGAAAGGGTTATTGGCCAGAATGAAGCGGTAGATGCGGTGTCAAACGCGATACGACGTAGTAGAGCCGGACTTGCCGATCCTGAGCGTCCTATCGGATCATTTCTGTTTTTGGGACCAACGGGCGTAGGTAAGACCGAGCTGTGTAAGTCACTGGCTAAGTTTTTATTCGATACTGAAGCGGCCATGGTGCGTATCGATATGTCGGAGTTTATGGAGAAACACTCGGTTGCACGTTTACTCGGTGCACCTCCTGGTTATGTGGGTTATGAAGAGGGCGGTTACCTCACGGAAGCGATAAGAAGAAAGCCATATTCAGTAATCCTCCTAGACGAAGTTGAAAAAGCCCATCCAGATGTGTTTAACATTCTGTTGCAGGTACTAGACGATGGCAGGTTGACCGATGGTCAAGGCCGTACTGTCGACTTTAGAAATACAGTTATTATCATGACGTCAAACCTAGGCTCTGACATCATTCAAGACAGATGTGGCTCCCTGTCATATAGTGAGATGAAGGCTGAGGTCATGAATGTTGTGGTTCATAGTTTTAGACCCGAATTTTTAAATAGAATCGATGAAACTGTGGTCTTTCATCCTTTGGATGAGAAGCACATTGAATATATAGCCCATATTCAAATTAAATCTTTACAGCAGAGGCTTGCCGAAAAAGATTATGAGCTCATAATTAGTAAAGATGCGCTAGCCTTGATTGCTAAGGCTGGGTTCGATCCTGCCTATGGAGCAAGGCCTTTGAAAAGGGCATTGCAGCAGGAAGTAGAGAATCCACTGGCCCAACGTATCTTAAGCGGTAGCTTAGTGCCGGGTAAACCCATTAAACTTGAGTGTTCGGGAGGTGAGTTGATCTTCCTGCAATAATGGATCATATGAGAACTTTGGCTGGTTTGTATACTTGTCAGCCTGGTTCTCTAGTGCTTTTGTTTTTGGCTCAACTAGTATAGATTAACTTTTATCCAATATAGTCAGTTGTTTAGATATAACAATATGGAATTGACTTAGATATAGAGCTGCAAAACTGACCTGGAATGATGTTTTCCATATGTTTGCCGCTTCTAGCCTAACAAGGAGTATGAATCATGAAATCAAAATTAGCACTTATCGGATTGGTGTCGTTATCGGTCTTAGGTTGTAGTTCGACGACTCCAGAGCCTAAACCAACCCAAGGCATAGAAGCATATATTGGTGTAGGCAATGTTGATTATGATAGCCAATATCATTTTGGTTATGATCAAGGCTGTAAGAGTGCAATAACAGTTAAAGCCGATGGTGGGTCACTAACCGCATTTAAAGATACGACATTAGATGGTTTAGATTCATTTGATGAAGGTTGGAATGCAGGTACTCAGGCCTGTCAAGATGGGATGAGCCGTTCCATGTATACGGTCACAAAACCTTAAGGCATCAATCTTACGACCCTTGCATAAAATAGACTCGATTGAGACTATTTTATGGGGGAACTTAAGTTAGTTTTAGCTAAGAACTAACTTAAGGGTTTATCTATTTAGTGATGATTCCCATACACTAGCTATTTACAGAATAGCTTGATTCTCTGTTTCTGCACCTTGATCTTTTCCTGACGCTGCTCCTCTGTTACAGCTACAACTTCACCTGTTTGTTGATCTTTACTGTTTAGCTTGGTGTGGGTCATCAAAATATCAAGATTGTATTTCGCGTTCTTACAGATTTCTTTAGCTTGTTCTTTATCGTTTTCATTGATAGCTGCTGCATCTTGTTGAGCTTGGCTTAACTCATTTTCTTCTTCCTTACGAGCCGTTGGAGCAACAGTCCCTATGGCTTTTGGCTCAATATCTTCACTGTATAGCTTTGTGGATTTTGACTGATCGTTGGCATTCTCTGGGATCTGCTGGCTATAGTGAGTCACTCCATTTTTATCTACCCACTTATATATGACGGTGGCCGAAACTGATGCCATAAATAGTAAAGGTAGCACGAGAGCTAAAAATCTTGGGTACATAATGGCTTCCA
Coding sequences:
- a CDS encoding DUF4124 domain-containing protein, with translation MYPRFLALVLPLLFMASVSATVIYKWVDKNGVTHYSQQIPENANDQSKSTKLYSEDIEPKAIGTVAPTARKEEENELSQAQQDAAAINENDKEQAKEICKNAKYNLDILMTHTKLNSKDQQTGEVVAVTEEQRQEKIKVQKQRIKLFCK